One Castanea sativa cultivar Marrone di Chiusa Pesio chromosome 4, ASM4071231v1 DNA window includes the following coding sequences:
- the LOC142630634 gene encoding protein FAR-RED ELONGATED HYPOCOTYL 3-like, producing the protein MMDNEPHQGFDLDDSDLDMQAETYEKHGRIADGLPNNLKLCVGEDDRVSDQSVGDLPMNAEALEPYIGMEFNSRDEAREFYVTYGRRTGFTVRIHHNRRSRVNNQVIGQDFVCSKEGFRAKKYVYRKDRVLPPPPVTREGCQAMIRLALRDGVKWVVTKFVKEHNHKLMSPSKVPWRGSGKHLVSEDEKDKRIRELSLELYNEKQKCKRRCAAYEEQLNMILKDLEQHTEHISKKVADIVQSIKDIEEEQSEADSG; encoded by the exons ATGATGGATAATGAACCTCATCAGGGATTTGACTTAGATGACAGTGACCTAGATATGCAAGCTGAAACATATGAGAAGCATGGAAGGATAGCAGATGGGCTTCCAAACAACTTAAAATTGTGTGTAGGTGAAGATGACAGGGTGTCAGATCAATCCGTTGGAGATTTACCTATGAATGCAGAAGCTTTAGAACCATACATAGGCATGGAGTTCAATTCAAGAGATGAAGCTAGAGAATTTTATGTTACCTATGGTAGGCGCACTGGTTTCACTGTACGTATACACCATAACCGTCGTTCACGAGTGAACAATCAGGTTATTGGTCAAGATTTTGTTTGTTCAAAAGAAGGCTTTCGTGCAAAAAAGTATGTTTATAGAAAAGACAGAGTTCTTCCTCCACCCCCCGTTACCCGAGAGGGCTGTCAGGCAATGATAAGGCTAGCTTTAAGGGATGGAGTGAAGTGGGTTGTCACCAAATTTGTGAAAGAGCATAATCATAAACTAATGAGTCCCAGTAAAGTCCCATGGCGGGGATCAGGAAAGCACTTAGTTAGTGAG GATGAGAAAGATAAGAGAATCCGTGAGCTGTCCCTTGAGTTGTATAATGAGAAGCAAAAGTGTAAGCGACGGTGTGCTGCATATGAAGAACAATTAAACATGATTTTGAAAGATTTGGAACAACACACAGAACACATATCCAAAAAAGTCGCTGATATAGTTCAAAGCATTAAAGATATTGAGGAGGAACAATCGGAAGCTGATAGTGGATAG